The window GTGGTAGAGCTGCGTCGACACGGCGCTCGCGCTCCGCGTCCCGCTCGAGGCGAACTCGTCCTCGACGTCCTCGTCGTCCTCGCTCTGCGGGAACGGCGGCTCGAGCACGTCACGGCCCCGCCCCTCGGCCCGGCGGTCCGCTGCGGGTCTGGTCGGTCGCAACAGCTCGGAGGGGATCTCCAGTCCGGGCAGCTCGGGCAGCTCCGCATCGCTCTTCGCCATCTCGCCATCCTCTCCGCCGGCGGACCCCGCATACGCGCGAGCGTCCTCGACTCCTGGAATCCTACGTCGGCGTGTCGCGCTGCCGTCCGCGACGCACCGTACGTTCACGCCTCACGGCGTACGGTCGCAGCATGTCGATCGCTCACGATGCGAGCGCACCCGGTGCGGCACCCGCGGCGCCGCGTGCCCCGTTCGCCGTCCCGCTCGCGTGTTTCCTCGTCTGCACCGCGGTGTGCACGATCGCCCTGCTCGGCGTGCAGCGGCTCGTGGGCCTCGACGGGCGTCTGGTGTTCCTCGGACAGTTCGGCCCTGCGCTCGGCGCACTCGCGACGATGCTCCTCCTGCCCCGCTCGCAGCGTCTCCCGCCGCCGCCTCGCGTCCCGCGCGCGCAGTTCGTCGCCCACGCGTGCCTCGCGCTCGGTGCCGTCGCGCTCATCGCCCTCGGCCTGTTCCTGGGCGCGCTCCTCCTCGGGCTCCCGGCGCGTGCGCCCGTTTTCTCGGGCGGCGTGTTCGCGCTGTTCCTCGTCCTCCAATTGCTCGGGGCGCTCGGTGAGGAGGCCGGCTGGCGCGGGTACCTGCAGCCCGCCCTCGAGACGCGGCTCCCCCGGCTCCCCGCCACGACGATCACGGGTCTCGTGTGGGCGCTCTGGCACTCGCAGTACCTCGCCGAACCGGCGTTCTTCGTGTCCTTCGCCGTGTCGTGCGTGGGTCTCTCGGTCCTCATGGGGCACCTCGCGGGCGGCGACATGCTGCAGCGCACGCTCGTCGCGGGGGTCATGCACTGGCTCGTCAACGTCCTGCTCGCCCTCCTCCCCTCGTTCGGACAGGGCGCGGCGTCGTGGACGATCGCGATCGTGACGGTGCTCGTCGCGCTCGTGTTCCTGGTCCTCTTCCGGTTCGCACGGAGACGGCGCGACCGCCGTTCGGCACGCACCGTCAACTGATCCCGCCACTCGTCGCCCGGGTCTGGGACCATGGGTGCATGAACGCTGCGCCGTCGGAGACGCGGATCCGGCTCGATGTCACGACGCCGTTCGCCGCGCTGCCGTTGCGGCGATTCCTCACGGCGCACGCCGTCCCCGGCCTCGAACGCTTCGGTCCGGGCTCGGGCTGGTGGACGCGGCGCGTCGACACACCGTCCGGGACGGCCGTCGTCACGGTCAGGCTGCCCGCGGAGGATGTCCCCGCGGTGCGTTCGCTCACGCTCCCGACGATCGTCCGGGCCGACGAGCACGATGCCGTCGAGGCCGCCGTCGAGGCGGTCAGGCGCGCGCTCGCGCTCGACGAGTCGACGGATGCGGACGATGCCGTTCTCGTCGACGATCCCGAGGTCGGTCCGCTCGTGCGGGCCCGGCCGGGGCTGCGGATCCCCGGCGCGGTCGACCCCGCCGAGACCGCGCTGCTCGTCGTGCTCGGCCAGCAGGTGTCGCTCGCCGCGGCGCGGACGCTGCAGGGCCGGCTCGTCGCCTGGACCGCCGGCATGCAGCGCTCCGCGGCCGTCGACGGGCTCGTGCCCTCACCAGATCCGGCGATCGTCGCCGAGGCGCACCCCGCCGAATTGCGCGACGCGCTCCGCGTTCCCGTCCAGCGCGTCCGGGCGATCCAATCGCTCGCCGAGGCGCTCGCGGACGGTCTCGACGTCGGGCCCGGCGCCGACATCGAGTCAACCCGCCGCGCGCTCCTCGATCTTCCCGGTATCGGGCCCTGGACCGTCGACTACACGGCGATGCGGACGCTTCGGGATCCGGACGCGTTCCCCGCGAGCGATCTCGTGCTGCTCGGCGCGCTCGGCCGCCCGCGGCCCGCCGAGGCGACGAGGCGTGCGGAGGCGTGGCGGCCGCACCGGAGCCGTGCCACGATGCACCTCTGGACGGCCGCGGCCTACGCGTGAGTCCGGATCGGCGGCAGGCCGGCCTCAGCGCGCCCGGGGGTGGCTCGTGGCGTACACGTCGAGCAGCGTGTCGGCCGTGACGAGCGTGTAGATCTGCGTCGTCGCGACGGACGCGTGCCCCAGCAGTTCCTGCACGACGCGCACGTCCGCGCCGCCCTGCAGGAGGTGCGTCGCGAACGAGTGACGCAGGACGTGGGGCGAGACGTGCGCGCGGAGCCCCGCGCGCTCGGCGACCGCACTCAGGACGTGCCACGCGCTCTGACGCGAGAGCCGCGCGCCGCGCGCGCCGAGGAAGAGCGCGGGCGTCGCCGTCCCGCGCGCCGAGAGCTCGGGGCGAGCGCGCACGAGGTAGGCGTCGAGCGCCTCCTGCGCGTACCGACCGACGGGGACGATCCGCTGCTTGCCACCTTTGCCGTGCAGGCGGACCGAGCCCGGCTCGGCGACGTCGTCGACGTCGAGGCCGACCGCCTCCGAGATGCGTGCCCCCGTCGCGTAGAGCAGTTCGAGGAGTGCGCGGTCGCGCGCTCGCAGCGCTCCCTCGCCCGACGCGGCCTCGAGCAATCGCTCGACCTGGTCGATCGTGAGCGCCTTCGGCAGACGCTCGGGGCGTTTCGGGGCCACGACGTCGTACGCGACATCGGTCTCGGTGATCCCCTCCTCCTCGAGGAAGCGGTGGAAGCCGCGGACCGCGGAGAGGATCCGCGCCGTCGAGGACGCGGCGAGCGGCGGCACGCCCGGTGCGCCCGTGCGCAACGCCGCGACGAACGCCGTCACGTGGCCGCGGGCGATCTGCGCCGGATCGATCACGCCCTCGGCGGCGAGTGCGGCCACGTAGCGTCCGAGGTCGCGTCGGTACGCGGCGAGGCTGTTCGGGCTCAGGCCGCGCTCGATCGTGAGGTGGCGCAGGTACCGCGACCGTGCGGCGTCGAGTGCCGCCGGTGTCGGATCGTCCTCAGTCGCCTCGGTCATGCTCGTCCGGCACGTGCCCCGGGTGTCCCGTCGCGCGCGGCCCGGCCGATCTCGTCGGCCACGGTGCGTCAGCGGGCCGCAGATCGCGCCATCCCGCGGCACGCGAGACGGCGGCCGCGAGGAGGGCCGAGACGGTCGTGGCGTTCGCGATGTCGCCGCGCCGCACGGCCTCGACCGCCTCGTCGAGCGCGACCCAGCGCACCTCGATGTCGGCCTCCTCGTGCTCACGCACGTAGTCCGTCTCGACGGGGCTCGGTCCGCGCGCGAGGAACACGCGGATGCCCTCGTCGCTCCCGCCCGGTGAGGTCAGCAGGTCCTGCAGCACCCACCAATCGGCGGCGGCGAGATCGGCCTCCTCCTCCAGCTCGCGCTTCGCGGACGCGAGGGGATCCTCGCCGGGCACGTCGAGGAGGCCCGCGGGCAGCTCCCAATCGCGCAGGCGCACGGGATGGCGGTACTGGTTGATGAGGAGCACGCGTTCCGCCTCGTCGACGACGAGCACGGCGACGGCGCCCGTGTGGTCGACGAAGTGCCTGGTGATCTCCTGGCCGTCGAGCACGAATCGTTCGTTGCGGACGTCCCACACGTGTCCGCGGAAGGCGACCTCGCTCGATCGGACCGGGAGCGCGACGGGGCGGTCCCGGAGTTCGCCCGCCCGGTCCGCCCCGGCCGTCACGCGGCGTCCTCTGCGGGCGTCGGGTGCTCGTCCGAGCGGGTGCCCTCGCCGGGCAACTGCTCGTCGACCTCGACGAGGCGCGATGCGCGCTGGCGGTCGAGCGCCGCGGCGACGAGCCCCGCGAACAGCGGGTGCGCGCGGCCGGGTCGCGACAGGAGCTCGGGGTGGGCCTGCGTCGCGATGTAGTAGGGGTGCACGTCGGTCGGGAGCTCGGCGAACTCGACGAGTGCACCGTCCGGCGACGTCCCCGAGAACACGAGACCCGCCTCGGTGAGCGGTGCGCGGTACTGGTTGTTGACCTCGTAGCGGTGTCGGTGGCGCTCCTCGACCTCGGTCGTCCCGTAGGTGCGCGCCGCGAGCGAGTCGGGGGCGAGCACGGCGGGGTACAGGCCGAGGCGCATCGTGCCGCCGAGGTCGCCGCCCTGGAGGATGTCGACCTGCTCGGCCATCGTGGCGATGACGGGCTGCTCGGTCTCGGGGTCGAACTCGGTGGACGAGGCACCCTCGATGCCCGCGACATCGCGTGCGTACTCGATGACCATGCACTGCAGGCCGAGGCACAGGCCGAGCGTGGGGATCTCGTTCGTGCGTGCGAAGCGCAGCGCGCCGAGCTTGCCCTCGATGCCGCGGATCCCGAACCCGCCGGGGACGCAGATCGCGTCGACGTCGCTCAGGTGCCGCGCGGCACCCTCGGGGGTCTCGCAATCGTCGGAGGGGATCCACCGGATCGTGACGCGCGTCTGGTTCGCGAACCCGCCCGCGCGCAGCGCCTCGGTGACCGAGAGGTAGGCGTCGGGGAGGTCGATGTACTTGCCCACGAGCCCGATGGTCACGTGGTGCTTCGGCTCGTGGACGACGTCGAGGAGGCGCTCCCAGGCAGACCACTCCATCTCGCCCGCGCCGAGGCGGAGCTGCGTGATGATGTAGTCGTCGAGCCCCTGCTCGTGCAGCATGCGGGGGATGTCGTAGATCGAGGGCATGTCGATCGCGTTGACGACGGCGGGCTCGGGCACGTCGCACATGAGCGCGATCTTGCGCTTGTTGCCCTCGGTGACGGGCCGGTCGCTGCGCAGCACGAGCGCGTCGGGCTGGATGCCCGCCGAGCGGAGGGCCGCGACGGAGTGCTGGGTCGGCTTCGTCTTCTGCTCTCCCGAGGCGCCCATGAACGGCACGAGCGAGACGTGCACGAAGAAGACGTTGTCGCGTCCCAGCTCGTGACGGATCTGCCGCGCGGACTCGATGAACGGCTGCGATTCGATGTCGCCGATCGTGCCACCGACCTCGGTGATGATGACGTCGGGTCGGGGCACTTCGTCGGCCTGCAGGCGCATGCGGCGCTTGATCTCGTCGGTGATGTGCGGGATCACCTGGACCGTGTCGCCGAGGTACTCGCCGCGACGCTCGCGCGCGATGACCTCGGAGTAGACCTGTCCCGTCGTGACGTTCGCGGCCTGTGACAGGTTCACGTCGAGGAAGCGCTCGTAGTGGCCGATGTCGAGGTCGGTCTCGGCACCGTCGTTGGTGACGAAGACCTCGCCGTGCTGGAACGGGTTCATCGTCCCGGGGTCGACGTTGAGGTACGGGTCGAGCTTCTGCATGACGACGTGCAGGCCGCGCGCCGTGAGGAGATTGCCGAGGCTCGCGGCGGTGAGACCCTTGCCGAGCGAGGAGACGACACCGCCCGTGACGAAGATGTGCTTGACCGGGGGATGATTGGGGCCCGTGCGGCCCTGCTCGGAGTCGTTCACGGGGTTACATGCTATCCCACGTGCGCGGAAGCGGCCGGACGTTCGCGGCGAGCCGATTCGGGAACTCGGTCGAGGCGTCACGCGTTCAGCGCGCGGCCGGCTCCTCCGCCGCGAGGGCCAGGAGTTCCGCCGCGTGCGCACGGCCCGTGTCGCTCGTCGCGAGGCCCGACAGCAGGCGCGTGATCTCGACGGCCCGCTCGTCGTCGTCGAGTCGTCGGATCGAGGAGGTCGTCACCTCGCCGTCGTTCGCCTTCTCGATGCGCACGTGGTTCGTCGCGAATGCCGCGACCTGTGCGAGGTGGGTGACGACGACGACCTGGGAGGTGCGCGCGAGGCGACGGAGTCGGCGTCCGATCTCGATCGCGGCGGCACCGCCGACCCCCGCGTCGACCTCGTCGAACACGAGCGTGGGAACGGGATTGGCCGCGGCGAGCACGACCTCGAGCGCGAGCATGACGCGCGAGAGTTCGCCGCCGGACGCCGCCTTCGAGATCGGGGCGGGGGACGCGCCGGGGTGCGGTCGAAGCAGGAACGAGACGCGGTCGGCCCCTTCGGCGCCGATCGAACCGGCGTCCGCCACGTCGACGACGAGGAGCGCGTCCGGCATCGCGAGGTGCGCGAGCTCCTCGCTCACGCGTGCCGAGAGTTCGGTCGCGGCTGCCGTCCGTGCGGCCGTGAGTTCGGCGGCGGCCTGTTCGAGCGCGTCCTGCGCCTCCTCGGCGACGCGCTCGAGGTCGACGACGCGCTCGTCGTCGCCGTCGAGCTCGAGCAGGCGGGTGCCCGCTTCGCCGTATCGGCGGATGACGTCGTCGAGGGTGGGCCCGGCGAGGCGCATGAGCCCGTTGAGGGTCTCGAGCCGCTCCCCCAGCGCGTCGAGTTCGCCGACGCCCTCGACGTCGATGTCGTCGAGGTAGCCGGAGAGCCGGATCGCGAGGTCGTCGATCGCGAAGACGATGTCGTCGAGGGCACGCCCGAGCGGTTCGAGCAGATCGTCGCGCCGGACGCCGCGCTCGATCGACGTGCGGGCGTCGCGGAGCAGCCCCTCGGCGGAGGGGCGCGGACGTTCCGCGACCTCGTCGGTGCCGCGCAGGAGGGCGTGTGCCTCGGCGACGGCCGCACGCAGCTCCTCGCGGTTCGCGACGCGTTCGATGCGCGCCACGAGCTCGGCGTCCTCACCGGGCTTCGGTTCGACGGGCTCGATGGCGGCGATCAGGGTCCGCAGTTCGGCCGCCTCCGCCTGCCGCGCGTCGAGCGCGGCGCGGAGTTCGTCGGCCGCCTCGCGCGTCTCTCGCGCCCGCCGCCACGCCTCACCGACCCGGTCGCGGAGTCGCTCGGTCGCGTCGCCGCCGTAGGCGTCGAGTGCCGCTCGCTGCGCGCGTTCACCGCGGAGGCGCAATTGGTCGCTCTGGCCGTGGACGACGACGAGCCGCTCGCCGAGCTCGGCGAGCTGGCCCGCGGGCACGCTCGCGCCGCCGAGCCAGGCGCGGCTCCGGCCGTCGGTGCCGGAGATCTGTCGCGTCACGAGCAGTTCTGCGGTCGAGCCGTCACCGACGGGCTCCACGTCGCCCCCGGCGTCGGCGACGAGTGCGGCGACGTCTCCGGCGGGATCGACGAGCCAGCGTCCCTCGACGACGGCCTTCGGTGCGCCGTTCCGGACGGCACCGGCCGGTGCGCGGCCGCCGAGCAGGAGGCCGAGGGCCGTGACGATCATGGTCTTGCCCGCGCCCGTCTCACCCGTGATCGCGGTGAAGCCCGCGCCGAGCGGCAGCGCGGCCTCGTCGATGACGCCGAGGCCGCGGATCTCGATGTCGCCGATCATGTCGCGGCGGTCCCCCTCCAGCCCGCCGTGGGGAGGCGGAACTTGTCGACGAGTCGTTTCGAGAACGGCGCGAGGTGGAGCCTCGCGAGCCGCACGGCGTGCGGCGAGCGGGTGGCGACCACGCGGGCCCCCGCGGGGATGACCACCTGTCGCCGTCCGTCGCACCACATGATGCCTCCCGGGCCCCTGGGATTCAGCTCCACGGCGAGCACCGAGGTCGGTGCGACGACGATCGGGCGCGAGAAGAGTGCGTGCGCGCTGATGGGCACGAGCAGGAGCGCCTCGACGGTGGGCCAGACGATGGGGCCACCGGCGGAGAAGGAGTAGGCGGTCGATCCCGTCGGGGTCGAGAAGATGACCCCGTCGCAGCCGAACGCGGACAGCGGCTGGTCGTCGACCTCGATGACGACCTCGACCATCTTCGCCCGGTCGGCCTTCTCGATGGACGCGTCGTTGAGCGCCCAGTCCTCGGCGATGACGGCGTCACCGATCTCGACGCGCAGCGAGAGCGCCATGCGCTCCTCGACCGTGTAGTCGCGGTCGAGGACGCGCCGGAGCGTGTACGCGACCGAGTCGCGCTCGCTCTCGGCGAGGAAGCCGACGTGGCCGAGGTTGACGCCGATGATCGGCACGCCGCTCGGGCGAACGACCTCGGCCGCTCGCAGGATCGTGCCGTCGCCGCCCAGCACGACGGCGATCTCGACCTCGTCGAGATCGCAGTCCTCGCCGAGGACGAGCGTCGACCCCGGCAGCCGGACGGCGTCGATGGCCCGCAGCTCGTCGGCCGTGTCGCGTTCGAGGACGGGCTGCACGCCCTCGTCGGCGAGGAGCTCCGCGACGCGGAAGGCGGCCTCCACGGCGTCGGCGCGACCCGTGTGGCCGACGAGGAGGATGCGTCGGGTGGTGGTCGCGGAAACGGGTGCCGAATCACGGTCGGTCATGCGCGTCCTCCTGTCGTGAGCTCGTCGAGTCGCCTCGTCCATTCTGTCGGATCGGTGCCGTCGGGCGCGAAGTGGACGACCAGCTCGCGGTTCCCGTGCGTGCCCTCGATCGGCGAGGCGATGATGCCCCGGATGCCGAGCCCCGTCGCGTGCGCCGCGTCGAGCACACCGCGGACGGCATCCCGGGCGAGCGCGGGATCGGTGACGATGCCTCCGCGCACGCCGGTGCGGCCGACCTCGAACTGTGGCTTGACGAGCAGCACGAGATCGGCGTCCGCGCGCACGGTCCGCCTGATGGGTGCGAGGACGTGACGGAGGGAGATGAACGAGAGGTCGCCGACGACGAGGTCGATGTCGGCGGGGTCGGGTGCGTCACCGGGGAGTCGCTCGCGCAGCGACGCCGCGTCGAGGTCCCGCGCGTTGACGCCCTCGAGCGAGGTCACGCGCGGGTCGTCGGCGACGGCGGGGTTCATCTGGTCGTGGCCGACGTCGATCGCGAGCACGTGGCGCACACCGCGTTCGACGAGCACCTGGGTGAACCCGCCGGTCGAGGCCCCGAGATCGAGCGCGACGCGTCCGCTCGGATCGACGCCCTGGAAGGCATCGAGCGCCGCGACGAGTTTGTGCGCGGCGCGCGAGACGTACCGCTCGGGTCGGCTGACATCGATCCGGGTGCCCTCCCCCACCCGGTGCGACGGCTTCGTGACCGCCACCCCGTCGACGAGCACGACGCCCGCGTCGACGAGACGCGCCGCGAGCGTCCGACTGCGGGCGAGTCCGCGCGCGACGAGGGCCCGGTCGAGGCGGGCGTCGCCTCCCGGACCCGCCCCGTCCGTGCGGGACCCGCCGGAGCCCGTCGACCCGTCGGCCGTCATGTGCGCGGTGTGGGCGGAACGGTGGTGCGCCGAGTGGTCACGGCCGAGCCCCGGTCGCGGCGTCGTCGCGTGCGGACGCCGCGTCGGTGGCGGGCTCCTCGAGTGCCGCGGTCAGTCGCGCGTGCACCTCGGCGTAGGCCGCCGCACGCTCCTCGAGCGGGAGCGAGGCCGCGCGATCGAGTTCGTCGCGAAGATCGGTGAGCGTGTGTTGGTCGGGCACGCGTGCATCGGGCAGCGCGATCGGGGCGGGATGTTCGTCGCTCATCGTGCGTCGCCCTCGCTCGAGTAGAGGCGCTCGGGCACGCGGAGGGCGTAGATGAGCTTCTCGGACGCGGCGATCGCCGCGCACGCCGCGCGGAGCAGATCGAGTTCGTCCCGACCTGCCGACTCGATCCGCACGTCGACACCGACGACGGAGACCTGTTCGCGGCCGACTCTCGCCGTCGCGTGTTCCGGCTCGCTCGTGACCTCGACGACGGGGTACGGCTCCCGCAGGCCGCGCAGATCGCGGAGGATGAAGTCGGGGCGCTCGTCGGGCGAGGCCGCGATGAGGGCCTTCGCACGGTCGATGCCGGTCAGGACGACGGCGCTCGGGATGCCGGCGGCGCGCGCGCCCTTGATGTCGGTGTCGAGGCGGTCGCCCACCATGAGCGGGTGCGCGGCGCCGAACCGGGCCACCGCCGCGTCGAAGATCGCTCGCTCGGGTTTGCCCGCGACGATCGGCAGGCGCTGCACGGCCGTGTGGACGGCGGACACGAGCGTGCCGTTGCCCGGTGCGATGCCGCGGGCGACGGGGATCGTCCAGTCCTGGTTCGTCGCGATCCAGGGGATGTCGCGCACGAGCGCGAAGGACGCCTCCGCGAGGTGGACCCAGCCGACGTCCTGCGCGAATCCCTGCACGACGGCGTCGGGTTCGTCGTCCGCGGACCGCGTGACACGGAACCCGGCCGCCTCGAGTTCGTGGACGATGCCCTCGCCGCCGACGACGAGGACGAGCGAGCCCGCGGGCACCCGCTCCGTGAGGAGCGCGAGTGCCGCCTGCGGGCTCGTCACGACATCGGTGGCCTGTGTCGTGAGGCCGAGTTCGCGCAGGTGTTCCGCGACCTGTTCGTCGGTGCGCGACGCGTTGTTCGTGACGTAGCCGACACCGACACCGCTCGCGCGGATCGCGTTGAGCGTGTCGACGGCGTGCGCAACGGCACCCGGTCCCCTGTAGACGACGCCGTCGAGATCGGCGAGGAGCAGGTCGACCCCGTCGAGCGGTGCAGGACCCATACCCGTGCCTCGGTTGAAGATCCCCACGATCACACCTCTCCGTCGTCGTCGCGTTCGGTCGAGGCCGACGCCGTCCCACGCGATGCGTCGGACGTTCCGGCCGCCTCGGACTGCGAGGCCGCCTCGGGGGTCTCTGGGGCCTCGGGGGCCTCTGGCGCCTCGGCGGTCTCTGGCGCCTCGAGCTCGTCGGTCGTCAACGGCTCTCCGGCGTCCTCGTCCACCTCGGATCCGGCTGGGCTCGTGGCCTCGCCGGCCGGCGCCCCGTCACCCGCGACCGTGGCGGGTCGCTCGACCGCAACGGCGGTCTCGGGTTCGACACCGTCGCCCTCGACGCCGGACTCCGCGTCCACCCTCGCATCCGACGCGGCATCCACCCGGGCCTCCGGGCTCGCATCGGACGCGACCGCCGCGTCGGCCACGACGCCGTCGCCCGCGTCCGCTCCAACGGCCGCGTCGGCCACGACGCCGTCGCCCGCGTCCGCTCCAACGGCCGCGTCGGCGTCGACGACCACGTCCGCGTCATCAACGACGTCGACCTCATCGACCACGCCCCCGTCGACGACCACGACGG is drawn from Pseudoclavibacter chungangensis and contains these coding sequences:
- a CDS encoding CPBP family intramembrane glutamic endopeptidase, with product MSIAHDASAPGAAPAAPRAPFAVPLACFLVCTAVCTIALLGVQRLVGLDGRLVFLGQFGPALGALATMLLLPRSQRLPPPPRVPRAQFVAHACLALGAVALIALGLFLGALLLGLPARAPVFSGGVFALFLVLQLLGALGEEAGWRGYLQPALETRLPRLPATTITGLVWALWHSQYLAEPAFFVSFAVSCVGLSVLMGHLAGGDMLQRTLVAGVMHWLVNVLLALLPSFGQGAASWTIAIVTVLVALVFLVLFRFARRRRDRRSARTVN
- a CDS encoding TlyA family RNA methyltransferase, which codes for MTADGSTGSGGSRTDGAGPGGDARLDRALVARGLARSRTLAARLVDAGVVLVDGVAVTKPSHRVGEGTRIDVSRPERYVSRAAHKLVAALDAFQGVDPSGRVALDLGASTGGFTQVLVERGVRHVLAIDVGHDQMNPAVADDPRVTSLEGVNARDLDAASLRERLPGDAPDPADIDLVVGDLSFISLRHVLAPIRRTVRADADLVLLVKPQFEVGRTGVRGGIVTDPALARDAVRGVLDAAHATGLGIRGIIASPIEGTHGNRELVVHFAPDGTDPTEWTRRLDELTTGGRA
- a CDS encoding NAD kinase, translating into MTDRDSAPVSATTTRRILLVGHTGRADAVEAAFRVAELLADEGVQPVLERDTADELRAIDAVRLPGSTLVLGEDCDLDEVEIAVVLGGDGTILRAAEVVRPSGVPIIGVNLGHVGFLAESERDSVAYTLRRVLDRDYTVEERMALSLRVEIGDAVIAEDWALNDASIEKADRAKMVEVVIEVDDQPLSAFGCDGVIFSTPTGSTAYSFSAGGPIVWPTVEALLLVPISAHALFSRPIVVAPTSVLAVELNPRGPGGIMWCDGRRQVVIPAGARVVATRSPHAVRLARLHLAPFSKRLVDKFRLPTAGWRGTAAT
- the xerD gene encoding site-specific tyrosine recombinase XerD; translation: MTEATEDDPTPAALDAARSRYLRHLTIERGLSPNSLAAYRRDLGRYVAALAAEGVIDPAQIARGHVTAFVAALRTGAPGVPPLAASSTARILSAVRGFHRFLEEEGITETDVAYDVVAPKRPERLPKALTIDQVERLLEAASGEGALRARDRALLELLYATGARISEAVGLDVDDVAEPGSVRLHGKGGKQRIVPVGRYAQEALDAYLVRARPELSARGTATPALFLGARGARLSRQSAWHVLSAVAERAGLRAHVSPHVLRHSFATHLLQGGADVRVVQELLGHASVATTQIYTLVTADTLLDVYATSHPRAR
- a CDS encoding DNA-3-methyladenine glycosylase family protein, translating into MNAAPSETRIRLDVTTPFAALPLRRFLTAHAVPGLERFGPGSGWWTRRVDTPSGTAVVTVRLPAEDVPAVRSLTLPTIVRADEHDAVEAAVEAVRRALALDESTDADDAVLVDDPEVGPLVRARPGLRIPGAVDPAETALLVVLGQQVSLAAARTLQGRLVAWTAGMQRSAAVDGLVPSPDPAIVAEAHPAELRDALRVPVQRVRAIQSLAEALADGLDVGPGADIESTRRALLDLPGIGPWTVDYTAMRTLRDPDAFPASDLVLLGALGRPRPAEATRRAEAWRPHRSRATMHLWTAAAYA
- a CDS encoding CTP synthase codes for the protein MNDSEQGRTGPNHPPVKHIFVTGGVVSSLGKGLTAASLGNLLTARGLHVVMQKLDPYLNVDPGTMNPFQHGEVFVTNDGAETDLDIGHYERFLDVNLSQAANVTTGQVYSEVIARERRGEYLGDTVQVIPHITDEIKRRMRLQADEVPRPDVIITEVGGTIGDIESQPFIESARQIRHELGRDNVFFVHVSLVPFMGASGEQKTKPTQHSVAALRSAGIQPDALVLRSDRPVTEGNKRKIALMCDVPEPAVVNAIDMPSIYDIPRMLHEQGLDDYIITQLRLGAGEMEWSAWERLLDVVHEPKHHVTIGLVGKYIDLPDAYLSVTEALRAGGFANQTRVTIRWIPSDDCETPEGAARHLSDVDAICVPGGFGIRGIEGKLGALRFARTNEIPTLGLCLGLQCMVIEYARDVAGIEGASSTEFDPETEQPVIATMAEQVDILQGGDLGGTMRLGLYPAVLAPDSLAARTYGTTEVEERHRHRYEVNNQYRAPLTEAGLVFSGTSPDGALVEFAELPTDVHPYYIATQAHPELLSRPGRAHPLFAGLVAAALDRQRASRLVEVDEQLPGEGTRSDEHPTPAEDAA
- the recN gene encoding DNA repair protein RecN — encoded protein: MIGDIEIRGLGVIDEAALPLGAGFTAITGETGAGKTMIVTALGLLLGGRAPAGAVRNGAPKAVVEGRWLVDPAGDVAALVADAGGDVEPVGDGSTAELLVTRQISGTDGRSRAWLGGASVPAGQLAELGERLVVVHGQSDQLRLRGERAQRAALDAYGGDATERLRDRVGEAWRRARETREAADELRAALDARQAEAAELRTLIAAIEPVEPKPGEDAELVARIERVANREELRAAVAEAHALLRGTDEVAERPRPSAEGLLRDARTSIERGVRRDDLLEPLGRALDDIVFAIDDLAIRLSGYLDDIDVEGVGELDALGERLETLNGLMRLAGPTLDDVIRRYGEAGTRLLELDGDDERVVDLERVAEEAQDALEQAAAELTAARTAAATELSARVSEELAHLAMPDALLVVDVADAGSIGAEGADRVSFLLRPHPGASPAPISKAASGGELSRVMLALEVVLAAANPVPTLVFDEVDAGVGGAAAIEIGRRLRRLARTSQVVVVTHLAQVAAFATNHVRIEKANDGEVTTSSIRRLDDDERAVEITRLLSGLATSDTGRAHAAELLALAAEEPAAR
- a CDS encoding NUDIX domain-containing protein; this translates as MTAGADRAGELRDRPVALPVRSSEVAFRGHVWDVRNERFVLDGQEITRHFVDHTGAVAVLVVDEAERVLLINQYRHPVRLRDWELPAGLLDVPGEDPLASAKRELEEEADLAAADWWVLQDLLTSPGGSDEGIRVFLARGPSPVETDYVREHEEADIEVRWVALDEAVEAVRRGDIANATTVSALLAAAVSRAAGWRDLRPADAPWPTRSAGPRATGHPGHVPDEHDRGD
- a CDS encoding HAD-IIA family hydrolase — encoded protein: MGIFNRGTGMGPAPLDGVDLLLADLDGVVYRGPGAVAHAVDTLNAIRASGVGVGYVTNNASRTDEQVAEHLRELGLTTQATDVVTSPQAALALLTERVPAGSLVLVVGGEGIVHELEAAGFRVTRSADDEPDAVVQGFAQDVGWVHLAEASFALVRDIPWIATNQDWTIPVARGIAPGNGTLVSAVHTAVQRLPIVAGKPERAIFDAAVARFGAAHPLMVGDRLDTDIKGARAAGIPSAVVLTGIDRAKALIAASPDERPDFILRDLRGLREPYPVVEVTSEPEHATARVGREQVSVVGVDVRIESAGRDELDLLRAACAAIAASEKLIYALRVPERLYSSEGDAR